In the Chlorobium limicola DSM 245 genome, one interval contains:
- the rsmH gene encoding 16S rRNA (cytosine(1402)-N(4))-methyltransferase RsmH — protein MGIGSYHEPVLAAEVLQLLVRMPGVYVDGTLGGGGHSLAILEELERKGFLADSFLIGIDQDDHALKAASEKLSGFSGSTAIIKGNFSAIAAIVRKISAERHFTDSVAGILLDLGVSSAQIDTPERGFSYMRSGPLDMRMDPEAESSAADLVNTLSERELVTLFFRYGEEPRSRSIARGIIDYREKHGSILRTEELAEIIRLREARPDRVIKTLSRVFQALRVEVNRELEVLEQVLADGASLLSAQGRLAVISYHSLEDRMVKSFFTAQSSSDWGPRGVGLTEPLKKAEFAVVTRKPVASGQQELSLNPRSRSAKLRVLEKLA, from the coding sequence ATGGGTATCGGGAGCTATCATGAGCCGGTGCTTGCTGCCGAAGTTCTTCAACTGCTGGTGCGGATGCCGGGGGTTTATGTTGACGGCACGCTTGGCGGTGGTGGCCATTCGCTGGCGATCCTTGAAGAGCTTGAGAGGAAGGGCTTTCTTGCGGATTCTTTTCTGATAGGAATCGATCAGGATGACCATGCTCTGAAGGCCGCATCCGAGAAGCTTTCGGGCTTTTCCGGAAGCACGGCGATCATTAAAGGGAATTTCAGCGCGATAGCGGCGATTGTGCGAAAAATCAGTGCTGAGCGACACTTCACGGATTCGGTGGCAGGGATTCTGCTTGATCTTGGCGTTTCTTCCGCGCAGATCGATACTCCGGAAAGAGGGTTCAGCTATATGCGCAGTGGGCCGCTTGATATGCGGATGGACCCGGAGGCGGAATCAAGTGCCGCCGATCTGGTCAATACTCTGAGTGAGCGAGAACTCGTAACGCTGTTTTTCCGGTATGGCGAAGAGCCGCGAAGCAGAAGCATCGCACGAGGAATAATCGATTATCGCGAAAAACACGGGTCGATTTTGCGCACGGAAGAGCTTGCGGAGATTATCCGGCTGCGGGAAGCCCGTCCGGATCGGGTGATTAAAACGCTTTCCCGTGTATTTCAGGCATTGCGCGTTGAGGTAAACCGGGAACTTGAAGTCCTTGAGCAGGTGCTTGCCGACGGCGCTTCACTGCTTTCCGCGCAGGGTCGTCTTGCGGTAATAAGTTATCACTCTCTCGAAGACAGGATGGTCAAGTCCTTTTTTACCGCTCAATCGAGCAGCGACTGGGGCCCAAGGGGAGTGGGTCTCACCGAGCCGCTGAAAAAAGCGGAATTCGCGGTTGTAACCCGAAAACCTGTTGCTTCGGGGCAGCAGGAACTATCATTGAATCCGAGATCACGAAGCGCAAAACTTCGGGTTCTTGAAAAACTTGCATAA
- the mraZ gene encoding division/cell wall cluster transcriptional repressor MraZ produces the protein MAGFIGKELHALDEKGRLMIPARFRRDFVRGNGVVAEDKRKGSDGSGDGIYLYLMKAPDGSLELYEPDVWQEMKKSLAGLSDFNPEERLLKTMIYESLDVVTVDRQGRIPLTKEFLDHAGIMKELVIIGADTKMVIWEPERLASVLHDNAGRFTALAGRYF, from the coding sequence ATGGCAGGTTTTATTGGAAAAGAACTGCATGCTCTCGATGAAAAGGGCCGGCTGATGATTCCTGCCAGGTTCCGCAGAGATTTTGTTCGTGGAAACGGTGTCGTTGCGGAAGACAAGCGAAAGGGTTCTGACGGTTCCGGTGATGGAATATACTTATATCTTATGAAAGCGCCTGATGGCTCATTGGAACTTTATGAGCCGGATGTCTGGCAGGAGATGAAGAAGAGCCTTGCCGGACTTTCGGATTTCAATCCTGAAGAACGACTGCTGAAAACCATGATTTACGAAAGTCTCGATGTTGTTACTGTTGACCGGCAGGGTCGGATTCCTCTTACAAAAGAGTTTCTCGATCATGCGGGCATTATGAAAGAGCTTGTCATTATAGGTGCCGATACGAAGATGGTTATCTGGGAGCCTGAACGTCTCGCTTCGGTTTTACATGACAATGCAGGAAGGTTTACTGCGCTGGCAGGCAGGTACTTTTAA
- a CDS encoding NYN domain-containing protein, protein MKHNELVIDGYNLLHKLCPASAGTALDELRRKMETTLRSFQLRRKCSITVVYDGSGIRDSSCGNTLHTIYTASSKTADAWIIDYVKSLNTSRKMVTIVSSDREVTLYGKAYGAKCLTSEEFIGLLEKSRPPAGKNDRDYNSKYTNGFLDSNEVKKWKHLFESGR, encoded by the coding sequence ATGAAACACAATGAACTGGTTATTGACGGCTATAACCTTTTACACAAACTCTGCCCCGCTTCAGCCGGAACCGCGCTCGATGAGCTCCGCAGAAAAATGGAAACCACTCTTCGGAGTTTTCAACTGCGCCGTAAATGCAGCATAACCGTTGTTTACGACGGTAGCGGCATACGGGATTCATCCTGCGGCAATACGCTGCACACTATCTATACGGCTTCGTCAAAAACTGCTGATGCCTGGATTATCGATTACGTAAAATCATTGAACACAAGCAGAAAAATGGTTACTATTGTAAGTTCAGACCGTGAAGTAACTCTTTACGGAAAAGCTTACGGGGCAAAATGCCTCACTTCCGAAGAATTTATAGGGTTGCTTGAAAAAAGCAGGCCTCCTGCCGGAAAGAACGACCGGGATTATAACAGTAAGTACACAAACGGTTTTCTTGACAGCAATGAAGTGAAGAAATGGAAGCACCTGTTCGAGAGCGGCAGGTAA
- a CDS encoding chorismate mutase has product MSESTLSNTGHWRELEEWRKKIDAIDRQLSALLCERLQCARNISTLKARIGEQVLQPEREKEVLCNVVSQADSDEKIPALEKIYHCIIEESRLFQHERHGGQEHTGE; this is encoded by the coding sequence ATGTCCGAAAGTACTCTCAGCAACACCGGCCATTGGCGTGAACTCGAAGAGTGGAGAAAAAAAATAGACGCTATCGATCGGCAGCTGTCTGCACTCCTGTGCGAAAGACTCCAGTGCGCACGCAACATAAGCACGCTTAAAGCAAGAATCGGCGAGCAGGTTCTCCAGCCGGAACGGGAAAAGGAGGTACTCTGCAATGTTGTCAGCCAGGCAGACTCTGACGAAAAGATACCAGCGCTCGAAAAAATCTATCACTGTATTATCGAAGAATCGCGTCTGTTCCAGCACGAACGACACGGTGGACAGGAGCATACCGGAGAGTAA
- the mltG gene encoding endolytic transglycosylase MltG, with translation MLSDKSLLRKTLIAILLLAASVFSSILFIPGLNTSGKITAITVHRGMGFMRIVDEMQKSGTIKSRWQTIMTGRSLPGFHKIKPGRYSVPPGLSNFQLLYFLRTHPQDEEQITIPEGLEQREIARLLASRLDMDSIRFMSAVQNRRFLDRHGITGNSAEGYLFPGTYHFAWADTPEEAAGFLVRQFRSFYSDSLKKRTASQGLTERALLTIASIVEAETPLDAEKPVVASVYLNRLEKNMRLQADPTVQYALGQEARLLFYKDLRIDSPYNTYRHDGLPPGPICNPGASSILAVLNPAQTEYLYFVATGTGGHYFASTLAGHEQNIRKYRAARNSGKP, from the coding sequence ATGCTGTCAGACAAGTCCCTTTTACGAAAAACCCTGATCGCCATCCTGCTCCTTGCGGCCTCGGTTTTCAGTTCGATCCTGTTCATTCCGGGCCTCAACACCTCGGGAAAAATCACCGCAATTACCGTGCATCGGGGAATGGGGTTTATGCGCATTGTCGATGAGATGCAGAAAAGCGGCACAATCAAGAGTCGATGGCAAACCATTATGACCGGAAGATCTCTTCCGGGATTTCACAAGATCAAGCCTGGAAGATACTCCGTTCCGCCGGGACTGTCGAATTTTCAGTTGCTTTACTTCCTGCGCACCCATCCTCAGGACGAAGAGCAGATCACCATTCCCGAAGGTCTTGAACAGCGGGAGATCGCCCGCCTGCTCGCATCCCGGCTCGATATGGATTCCATCCGCTTCATGTCGGCAGTGCAGAACCGCAGATTTCTCGATCGTCACGGCATTACAGGCAACAGTGCGGAAGGATACCTGTTCCCGGGAACCTATCATTTCGCATGGGCGGATACTCCTGAAGAAGCTGCAGGTTTTCTTGTCCGGCAGTTCAGGTCCTTCTATAGCGACAGCCTGAAAAAGCGCACAGCTTCACAAGGGCTGACGGAACGCGCATTGCTGACAATCGCCTCAATAGTTGAGGCGGAAACTCCGCTCGATGCAGAAAAGCCGGTCGTTGCAAGCGTCTATCTTAACCGGCTTGAAAAAAACATGCGCCTCCAGGCGGATCCAACCGTACAGTACGCTCTCGGACAGGAAGCACGTCTGCTCTTTTACAAGGATCTCAGGATTGACTCCCCCTATAACACCTACCGTCACGACGGACTGCCTCCGGGGCCTATCTGCAATCCCGGAGCCTCGTCGATTCTTGCCGTACTGAATCCGGCTCAGACAGAATACCTCTATTTTGTAGCTACGGGGACCGGAGGCCATTATTTCGCATCGACACTTGCCGGGCACGAACAGAATATCAGAAAATACCGGGCCGCCCGTAACAGCGGGAAACCATGA
- a CDS encoding phosphoglycerate kinase, which produces MQKKTLSDITIQGKRVLMRVDFNVPLDEEKNITDDKRIVEALPSIKKIIENGGRLILMSHLGRPKGKPNQDFSLTPAAERLSELLDCPVIMAGDCIGTEVMQQVLALQDGEVIMLENLRFHPEEEANDPDFAKELASLGEIYVNDAFGTAHRAHASTEGITRYVQTAVAGYLIEKELMYLGKALQEPERPFVAILGGSKISGKIDVLENLFNKVDTVLIGGAMVFTFFKAQGLGTGNSLVEENKLELALSLIEQAARKNIKLLLPQDIIIAPEISADAESMAVAVNAIPDGMIGVDIGPETRAAYRQEILGARTVLWNGPMGVFEIDRFAEGTIAIAEAMADATAAGATTIIGGGDSAAAVAKAGLADQITHISTGGGASLEFLEGKELPGIAALND; this is translated from the coding sequence ATGCAGAAAAAGACCTTGTCTGACATAACGATCCAAGGCAAACGGGTACTGATGCGTGTCGATTTCAATGTCCCCCTCGACGAGGAGAAAAACATCACAGACGACAAACGAATCGTTGAAGCGCTTCCGTCGATTAAAAAAATCATTGAAAACGGAGGACGCCTTATCCTCATGTCCCATCTCGGGAGGCCAAAAGGCAAACCGAACCAGGATTTTTCCCTTACTCCGGCAGCGGAGAGGCTCTCGGAACTTCTCGACTGTCCCGTCATCATGGCCGGCGACTGCATCGGTACCGAAGTAATGCAACAGGTGCTTGCATTGCAGGACGGAGAAGTCATCATGCTGGAGAACCTTCGTTTTCACCCTGAAGAAGAGGCAAATGATCCGGATTTTGCAAAGGAACTCGCCTCGCTTGGAGAGATCTACGTAAACGATGCATTCGGAACGGCCCACAGAGCGCATGCATCTACCGAAGGCATAACCAGATATGTCCAGACCGCGGTTGCCGGATATCTTATCGAAAAAGAGCTGATGTACCTCGGCAAAGCCCTTCAGGAACCCGAAAGGCCTTTCGTAGCCATTCTCGGCGGCTCCAAAATTTCCGGCAAAATCGATGTACTGGAAAATCTCTTCAATAAGGTCGACACCGTCCTGATAGGAGGGGCTATGGTCTTTACCTTCTTCAAGGCGCAGGGACTTGGTACGGGAAACTCGCTGGTTGAAGAGAACAAACTCGAGCTGGCGCTCAGCCTGATTGAACAGGCCGCCCGGAAAAACATAAAACTGCTGCTTCCTCAGGATATCATCATTGCACCTGAAATTTCTGCGGATGCCGAAAGCATGGCTGTTGCCGTAAACGCAATTCCTGATGGCATGATCGGCGTGGATATCGGCCCGGAAACAAGAGCCGCCTACAGACAGGAAATTCTTGGCGCCCGTACGGTACTCTGGAACGGTCCGATGGGAGTATTTGAAATCGACCGTTTTGCAGAAGGAACCATTGCCATTGCCGAAGCCATGGCTGACGCCACTGCTGCCGGAGCGACAACCATTATCGGCGGAGGTGATTCCGCTGCTGCGGTTGCCAAAGCCGGTCTGGCCGATCAGATAACCCATATTTCAACGGGTGGAGGAGCAAGTCTGGAATTTCTTGAAGGAAAGGAACTCCCTGGTATCGCCGCTCTGAACGATTAA
- a CDS encoding rhomboid family intramembrane serine protease: MNYNNQPYSPGGFQVMPPAIKTIILANVAVFLFQISPFGAFITAAGALWPLASENQVGVSFQIWQPVTYMFLHGSFGHLFFNMFALWIFGAELENYWGTRQFNIYYFVCGIGAAVINLLTTIGDAYPTVGASGAIYGVLLAFGMMFPNRYIFLYFLFPIKAKYFVAGYAAIEFLSGLGSRTMGSGSNIAHFAHLGGMLIGFLYIIIRRQGWTLKQWTGKLQPVKKNPRQAAIHHINERDKPVPEEEIDAILDKISSKGYESLSNEEKRKLLKAGGK; this comes from the coding sequence ATGAATTATAACAATCAGCCATACAGCCCCGGGGGATTTCAGGTTATGCCCCCGGCCATCAAAACCATCATTCTGGCAAATGTTGCGGTCTTTCTGTTCCAGATCTCCCCTTTCGGAGCGTTTATTACCGCTGCCGGAGCGCTGTGGCCTCTTGCTTCCGAAAATCAGGTGGGCGTTTCGTTCCAGATATGGCAGCCGGTGACCTACATGTTTCTGCACGGCAGCTTCGGGCACCTCTTTTTCAATATGTTCGCGCTTTGGATATTCGGTGCGGAACTCGAAAATTACTGGGGGACCAGGCAGTTCAACATCTATTACTTCGTCTGCGGCATTGGAGCCGCAGTAATCAACCTGCTCACGACCATAGGAGACGCCTATCCGACGGTAGGAGCATCGGGAGCAATTTACGGTGTCCTGCTCGCTTTCGGCATGATGTTTCCAAACCGTTACATCTTCCTGTATTTTCTTTTCCCCATTAAGGCAAAGTATTTTGTCGCCGGATATGCAGCCATAGAATTCCTGTCAGGACTTGGCAGCAGAACGATGGGAAGCGGCAGCAACATAGCTCACTTTGCCCATCTCGGAGGCATGCTGATCGGGTTCCTCTACATCATCATCAGGAGACAGGGCTGGACCCTGAAACAATGGACCGGGAAGTTACAACCGGTAAAAAAGAATCCCAGGCAGGCGGCAATACACCATATCAACGAAAGAGACAAACCGGTACCGGAGGAAGAGATCGATGCAATTCTTGACAAAATCTCCAGCAAAGGCTATGAATCGTTGAGTAACGAGGAAAAACGAAAGCTCCTGAAGGCTGGAGGAAAATAA
- a CDS encoding YkvA family protein translates to MKGTKQIFDSAKNKASSLLKDPVKTKKLLDTAFSRSSSAKNSTFPLFGLGEKVQALVRMIRSYVQKEYVDIPWQTIIAVTAALIYLVAPFDALADFIPLLGFADDAAILSAVLASINQDLERFLAWEKSKCENAEPAIYEEIDTQEINTQ, encoded by the coding sequence ATGAAAGGAACAAAACAAATTTTTGATTCGGCAAAAAACAAAGCCTCGTCTCTGCTTAAAGACCCGGTGAAAACAAAAAAACTGCTCGATACGGCATTCAGCAGATCCTCATCGGCCAAAAACAGCACATTCCCACTCTTCGGTCTTGGAGAAAAAGTCCAGGCTCTCGTAAGAATGATACGATCCTATGTACAGAAGGAGTACGTGGATATCCCCTGGCAGACCATTATAGCCGTGACGGCAGCGCTGATCTACCTTGTCGCACCATTTGATGCTCTGGCCGATTTCATTCCGCTTCTGGGCTTTGCCGACGATGCCGCTATTCTTTCCGCTGTACTGGCCTCGATCAATCAGGATCTTGAACGGTTCCTCGCATGGGAAAAATCAAAATGCGAAAATGCCGAACCCGCTATTTATGAAGAAATCGACACTCAGGAGATCAACACTCAGTAA
- the rlmD gene encoding 23S rRNA (uracil(1939)-C(5))-methyltransferase RlmD, whose product MEQTALKKGDVIELTVTDFADKDRCFGRLDCGISVMVTGMLAPGDRVKALIRKVKQRYIDASAVEVTMSSPDRVEPVCSYFGVCGGCKLMHISYEAQLRYKRKKVIDDLVHIGGFTDPPVHPVLPARHSCHYRNKVELSCSSIRYLMPEELSQEELSRSRDFGLGFHAPGNYEKVIDIDYCYLANEPMNSAVRLTREFALANRLAPYAVKAHAGFLRNLVLRTSEYTGRLMVNIVTSWHDRELMARYADMLVAALPDQDLTVVNNVTTKKNTVATGEQEFVVYGEGALTERLGELDFRVSANSFFQTNSSQAAVLYAEILKVAGIRPDDTVYDLYCGTGTITLYLARHCRMAAGLEVVESSLSDAAKNADLNGITNAVFFQTDLKDFHAMLQKLENYDAPGVIVTDPPRAGMHPKALETMLKLRARTIVYVSCNPSNLARDGKEISRYGYRLVSVQPVDMFPHTVHVESVACFERIDHY is encoded by the coding sequence ATGGAACAGACTGCCCTGAAAAAAGGTGACGTTATAGAGTTGACGGTTACCGATTTTGCCGACAAGGATCGCTGTTTCGGACGTCTTGATTGTGGTATCAGCGTAATGGTCACCGGAATGCTGGCTCCAGGCGACCGGGTGAAAGCCCTTATCAGAAAGGTGAAGCAACGCTATATCGACGCTTCAGCCGTTGAAGTGACGATGTCGTCTCCCGACCGGGTAGAACCGGTATGTTCATATTTCGGGGTTTGCGGAGGGTGTAAGCTCATGCATATCTCATACGAGGCGCAGTTGCGTTACAAGCGGAAAAAGGTCATTGACGATCTTGTACATATCGGAGGTTTTACCGATCCTCCCGTACATCCCGTGCTCCCTGCCAGGCACTCCTGTCATTACCGCAACAAGGTCGAGCTTTCCTGTTCGAGTATCCGTTATCTTATGCCGGAAGAGCTTTCGCAGGAGGAGCTTTCCCGTTCGAGGGATTTCGGTCTGGGGTTTCATGCTCCGGGAAACTACGAGAAGGTGATCGACATCGACTACTGCTATCTGGCCAACGAGCCGATGAACAGCGCGGTCAGGCTGACCCGTGAATTTGCTCTCGCCAATCGCCTTGCCCCTTATGCTGTCAAAGCGCATGCAGGCTTTCTGCGCAATCTGGTACTGCGCACAAGCGAATATACCGGGAGGCTGATGGTCAATATCGTTACTTCATGGCATGACCGCGAATTGATGGCCCGTTATGCAGATATGCTTGTTGCTGCGCTTCCGGATCAGGATCTGACGGTTGTAAACAATGTCACGACAAAAAAGAACACGGTTGCTACAGGTGAGCAGGAGTTCGTGGTTTACGGGGAGGGTGCGCTGACGGAACGGCTTGGCGAACTCGATTTCAGGGTATCTGCGAATTCGTTTTTCCAGACAAACTCGTCACAGGCAGCAGTTCTCTACGCTGAGATCCTCAAAGTGGCGGGAATCAGGCCGGATGATACCGTTTATGATCTTTACTGCGGGACCGGCACCATAACGCTCTATCTTGCAAGGCATTGTCGGATGGCGGCAGGGTTGGAGGTTGTAGAGAGTTCACTCAGTGATGCGGCAAAGAACGCCGATTTGAATGGCATCACCAATGCTGTGTTTTTTCAGACAGATCTGAAAGATTTTCATGCTATGCTTCAGAAACTTGAAAATTATGATGCTCCTGGTGTTATTGTGACGGACCCTCCAAGAGCGGGCATGCATCCGAAAGCTCTTGAAACCATGCTCAAACTCAGAGCCCGTACGATCGTCTATGTGAGCTGCAATCCTTCGAATCTTGCCAGAGACGGCAAGGAGATCTCCCGTTACGGATACCGGTTGGTTTCAGTGCAGCCGGTCGATATGTTTCCTCACACGGTGCATGTAGAAAGCGTTGCCTGTTTCGAGAGGATCGATCATTACTGA